A section of the Schistosoma haematobium chromosome ZW, whole genome shotgun sequence genome encodes:
- a CDS encoding hypothetical protein (EggNog:ENOG410V7TS~COG:T), whose product MEKRLQDMQRLMQENEEAFARTQTVLEQYECKVNELNAQLEEEKSARKQLENLQYYLEEANRKLGLSIEERQRIAQERDEINAKINEQNQLLQEREEEKRQFEAELARVRAMHEAEMDHFSEQKQESDECELEAVNNVDEDLRQSKQDTDEDHATRLKLLRQDLSSVRNPNKMQAIDIHYEDIVSKGMDKYRTLRAIREGNTKKRVDQFESM is encoded by the exons ATGGAAAAACGACTACAAGATATGCAACGTTTAATGCAAGAAAACGAGGAAGCATTCGCACGTACGCAAACAGTTTTAGAACAATATGAATGTAAAGTTAATGAATTGAATGCACAacttgaagaagaaaaaagtgCACGAAAACAATTAGAAAACTTACAGTATTATCTAGAAGAAGCAAATCGCAAATTAGGACTG TCAATAGAAGAGCGTCAGCGTATAGCACAGGAACGCGATGAAATCAATGCCAAAATTAATGAGCAAAACCAACTACTACAGGAgcgagaggaagaaaagcgtcAGTTTGAGGCTGAACTGGCTCGCGTTCGAGCTATGCATGAAGCAGAAATGGACCACTTCAGTGAACAGAAACAAGAATCTGACG AATGCGAACTGGAGGCAGTCAATAATGTTGATGAGGATTTACGTCAGTCCAAACAAGATACTGATGAGGATCATGCGACACGCCTTAAATTATTACGACAAGATTTAAGCTCTGTTCGAAATCCAAATAAGATGCAAGCGATCGACATTCATTATGAGGATATCGTAAGCAAAGGTATGGATAAATATCGTACACTAAGAGCTATACGTGAGGGGAATACGAAAAAACGAGTTGATCAATTTGAATCCATGTAG